A window of Cyclopterus lumpus isolate fCycLum1 chromosome 14, fCycLum1.pri, whole genome shotgun sequence contains these coding sequences:
- the usp25 gene encoding ubiquitin carboxyl-terminal hydrolase 25 isoform X1: MRELRNLFSLMVGSKRKYVDPSRAVEILKDAFKSSESQQQDVSEFTHKLLDWLEDAFQMKAEEDREGEKPKNPMVELFYGRFLAVGVLEGKKFENTEMFGQYPLQVNGFKDLHECLEAAMIEGEIESLHSAENSARSGQEHWFTELPPVLTFELSRFEFNQALGRPEKIHNKLEFPSMLYMDRYMDRNREVTRIKREEIRRVKEHLTLLQQRLERYLSYGSGPKRFPLADVLQYAMEFASSKPVCTSPVEDIDSSAPPGGTKGQQLSLPSTAEQDPLPPLESAGPASASTAAQQQRVAIHKPFTQSRLPPDLPMHPAPRHITDEELRVLEVCLHRWRSEVENDTRDLQGSINRIHRTIELMYSDKSMMQVPYRLHAVLVHEGQANAGHYWAYIYDPHQRCWMKYNDISVTKSSWEELVRDSFGGYRNASAYCLMYINDKKPFLIEEEFDKETGQILSGIDKLPPDLKQYVREDNELFDKEVEEWDSLQVRKAQQEKLVLAAAAAAAASSISTSSSSPQPMSVESSPPDNTVAQQEPEYMEQPSPTNDSKHLQEDTERAISRAAAEQEERSPEALLTAAIKLEYARLLRFAQEDTPPEKDYRLQHIVVYFIQNQAPKKILERTLLTQFADRNLAFDERCKSIMNVARAKLDLIKPEEVNMDEYEMWHQAYRNFRDTTIFMMTGLDLFQKTNYMEALMFLIYSYQYNKELLSKGRYRGHDEELLGHYRRQCLLKLNEQAAAMFESGEEPEVSTGLGLMNELVVPCIPLLLVHDTERDLLAVEDMRNRWCSYLGQEMEPNLQEKLTDFLPKLLDCSAEIKSFHDPPKLPSYSTLELSERFVRVMAAVGGR, from the exons ATGCGGGAGCTGAGGAACCTCTTCTCCCTCATGGTGGGCTCCAAGAGGAAATACGTGGATCCGTCACGCGCTGTGGAAATCCTCAAAGACGCCTTCAAGTCCAGCGAGTCGCAGCAG CAGGATGTGAGCGAGTTCACCCACAAGCTGCTGGACTGGCTGGAGGACGCCTTCCAGATGAAGGCTGAGGAGGACAG agagggggagaagccAAAGAACCCCATGGTGGAGCTCTTCTACGGCCGCTTCCTCGCCGTGGGCGTCCTGGAAG GTAAAAAGTTTGAGAACACAGAGATGTTCGGCCAGTACCCGCTGCAGGTGAATGGCTTCAAGGATCTGCATGAATGTCTGGAGGCAGCGATGATTGAGGGCGAGATCGAGTCCCTGCACTCGGCGGAGAACTCTGCCAGGTCTGGACAAGAG CACTGGTTCACTGAACTCCCTCCTGTGTTGACCTTTGAACTATCAAGATTTGAGTTTAACCAAGCCCTGGGCCGGCCGGAGAAGATCCACAACAAGCTGGAGTTCCCCTCCATGCTCTACATGGACAG GTACATGGACAGGAACAGGGAAGTAACCAGGATCAAGAGGGAGGAGATCAGGAGGGTGAAAGAGCATCTGACTCTGCTTCAACAGCGACTGGAGAG GTATCTTAGTTACGGCTCCGGCCCCAAGAGGTTCCCTCTGGCAGATGTTCTCCAGTACGCCATGGAGTTTGCCTCCAGTAAACCAGTGTGCACCTCCCCAGTGGAAGACATTGACTCGtcagcgccccctggtggcacAAAAGGACAACAGCTGTCCCTGCCGAG CACAGCCGAGCAGGACCCCTTGCCTCCCTTAGAGAGCGCAGGCCCGGCCTCAGCTTCCACTGCAGCCCAGCAGCAGAGAGTAGCCATCCACAAGCCCTTCACCCAGTCCCGGCTCCCCCCAGACCTCCCCATGCACCCCGCCCCGCGCCACATTACCGATGAAGAGCTGAGGGTGCTCGAGGTCTGCCTCCACCGCTGGAGGAGTGAAGTGGAAAACGACACTCGTG ATCTGCAGGGCAGTATAAACAGAATCCACAGAACCATTGAGCTCATGTACTCTGACAAATCCATGATGCAG GTTCCATACCGACTTCATGCAGTGCTCGTCCACGAAGGCCAGGCCAATGCAGGCCACTACTGGGCTTACATCTACGACCCACATCAGCGTTGCTGGATGAAGTACAACGACATCTCTGTCACCAAGTCCTCCTGGGAGGAGCTGGTCCGGGACTCGTTTGGAGGCTACCGCAACGCCAGTGCCTACTGCCTCATGTACATCAACGACAAGAAGCCCTTTCTCATAGAAG AGGAATTTGATAAAGAAACAGGACAGATACTCAGTGGCATAGACAAACTGCCTCCCGACCTGAAGCAGTACGTGAGGGAGGACAACGAGCTGTTCGACAAGGAGGTCGAGGAGTGGGACTCCCTGCAGGTTCGCAAGGCTCAGCAGGAGAAGCTGGTCCTGGCAGCCGCAGCTGCCGCAGCAGCATCCagcatctccacctcctcctcttcccctcagcCCATGAGTGTTGAGTCCAGCCCTCCAGACAACACAG TAGCCCAGCAGGAGCCCGAGTACATGGAGCAGCCGTCCCCCACCAACGACTCCAAACACCTGCAGGAGGACACGGAGAGGGCCATCTCCAGGGCTGCtgcggagcaggaggagaggagcccCGAGGCGCTGTTAACCGCT GCCATAAAGCTGGAGTACGCTCGTCTGCTGAGGTTTGCCCAAGAGGACACGCCCCCTGAGAAGGACTACCGACTGCAGCACATCGTCGTTTATTTCATCCAGAACCAGGCGCCCAAGAAGATTCTGGAGAGGACTCTGCTCACTCAATTTGCTGACCGGAACCTGGCCTTCGATGAGCG ATGTAAGAGCATTATGAATGTGGCACGTGCCAAACTGGACCTAATCAAACCCGAGGAGGTCAACATGGATGAATACGAG ATGTGGCATCAGGCTTACCGGAATTTCCGCGATACAACAATCTTCATGATGACTGGCTTGGATCTCTTCCAGAAGACCAA TTACATGGAGGCTCTGATGTTTCTCATCTACTCGTACCAGTACAACAAGGAGCTACTGTCCAAAGGGCGCTACAGAGGGCACGACGAGGAGCTGCTCGGCCATTACCGCCGACAGTGTTTGCTG AAATTGAACGAGCAAGCGGCGGCCATGTTTGAGTCGGGGGAGGAGCCGGAGGTGAGCACGGGTCTCGGCCTCATGAACGAGCTGGTGGTGCCCTGCATCCCACTTCTGCTGGTCCACGACACCGAGAGAGACCTGCTGGCTGTGGAGGACATGAGGAACCGCTGGTGCTCCTACCTGGGCCAGGAGATGGAGC CCAACCTCCAGGAGAAGCTGACCGACTTCCTCCCCAAGTTGCTGGACTGCTCGGCGGAGATCAAGAGCTTCCACGACCCCCCCAAGCTGCCCAGCTACTCCACGCTGGAGCTGAGCGAGCGCTTCGTCCGCGTCATGGCCGCCGTGGGCGGGAGATGA
- the usp25 gene encoding ubiquitin carboxyl-terminal hydrolase 25 isoform X2 produces the protein MRELRNLFSLMVGSKRKYVDPSRAVEILKDAFKSSESQQQDVSEFTHKLLDWLEDAFQMKAEEDREGEKPKNPMVELFYGRFLAVGVLEGKKFENTEMFGQYPLQVNGFKDLHECLEAAMIEGEIESLHSAENSARSGQEHWFTELPPVLTFELSRFEFNQALGRPEKIHNKLEFPSMLYMDRYMDRNREVTRIKREEIRRVKEHLTLLQQRLERYLSYGSGPKRFPLADVLQYAMEFASSKPVCTSPVEDIDSSAPPGGTKGQQLSLPSTAEQDPLPPLESAGPASASTAAQQQRVAIHKPFTQSRLPPDLPMHPAPRHITDEELRVLEVCLHRWRSEVENDTRDLQGSINRIHRTIELMYSDKSMMQVPYRLHAVLVHEGQANAGHYWAYIYDPHQRCWMKYNDISVTKSSWEELVRDSFGGYRNASAYCLMYINDKKPFLIEEEFDKETGQILSGIDKLPPDLKQYVREDNELFDKEVEEWDSLQVRKAQQEKLVLAAAAAAAASSISTSSSSPQPMSVESSPPDNTVAQQEPEYMEQPSPTNDSKHLQEDTERAISRAAAEQEERSPEALLTASPPPPEVQAAPPPSDPVTEDESPGQRTVEVAIPNVGTFVIESEEGGYDDEAMMTPNMQGVIMAIGKSSSVYEKNGPETAFFKAIKLEYARLLRFAQEDTPPEKDYRLQHIVVYFIQNQAPKKILERTLLTQFADRNLAFDERCKSIMNVARAKLDLIKPEEVNMDEYEMWHQAYRNFRDTTIFMMTGLDLFQKTNYMEALMFLIYSYQYNKELLSKGRYRGHDEELLGHYRRQCLLKLNEQAAAMFESGEEPEVSTGLGLMNELVVPCIPLLLVHDTERDLLAVEDMRNRWCSYLGQEMEPNLQEKLTDFLPKLLDCSAEIKSFHDPPKLPSYSTLELSERFVRVMAAVGGR, from the exons ATGCGGGAGCTGAGGAACCTCTTCTCCCTCATGGTGGGCTCCAAGAGGAAATACGTGGATCCGTCACGCGCTGTGGAAATCCTCAAAGACGCCTTCAAGTCCAGCGAGTCGCAGCAG CAGGATGTGAGCGAGTTCACCCACAAGCTGCTGGACTGGCTGGAGGACGCCTTCCAGATGAAGGCTGAGGAGGACAG agagggggagaagccAAAGAACCCCATGGTGGAGCTCTTCTACGGCCGCTTCCTCGCCGTGGGCGTCCTGGAAG GTAAAAAGTTTGAGAACACAGAGATGTTCGGCCAGTACCCGCTGCAGGTGAATGGCTTCAAGGATCTGCATGAATGTCTGGAGGCAGCGATGATTGAGGGCGAGATCGAGTCCCTGCACTCGGCGGAGAACTCTGCCAGGTCTGGACAAGAG CACTGGTTCACTGAACTCCCTCCTGTGTTGACCTTTGAACTATCAAGATTTGAGTTTAACCAAGCCCTGGGCCGGCCGGAGAAGATCCACAACAAGCTGGAGTTCCCCTCCATGCTCTACATGGACAG GTACATGGACAGGAACAGGGAAGTAACCAGGATCAAGAGGGAGGAGATCAGGAGGGTGAAAGAGCATCTGACTCTGCTTCAACAGCGACTGGAGAG GTATCTTAGTTACGGCTCCGGCCCCAAGAGGTTCCCTCTGGCAGATGTTCTCCAGTACGCCATGGAGTTTGCCTCCAGTAAACCAGTGTGCACCTCCCCAGTGGAAGACATTGACTCGtcagcgccccctggtggcacAAAAGGACAACAGCTGTCCCTGCCGAG CACAGCCGAGCAGGACCCCTTGCCTCCCTTAGAGAGCGCAGGCCCGGCCTCAGCTTCCACTGCAGCCCAGCAGCAGAGAGTAGCCATCCACAAGCCCTTCACCCAGTCCCGGCTCCCCCCAGACCTCCCCATGCACCCCGCCCCGCGCCACATTACCGATGAAGAGCTGAGGGTGCTCGAGGTCTGCCTCCACCGCTGGAGGAGTGAAGTGGAAAACGACACTCGTG ATCTGCAGGGCAGTATAAACAGAATCCACAGAACCATTGAGCTCATGTACTCTGACAAATCCATGATGCAG GTTCCATACCGACTTCATGCAGTGCTCGTCCACGAAGGCCAGGCCAATGCAGGCCACTACTGGGCTTACATCTACGACCCACATCAGCGTTGCTGGATGAAGTACAACGACATCTCTGTCACCAAGTCCTCCTGGGAGGAGCTGGTCCGGGACTCGTTTGGAGGCTACCGCAACGCCAGTGCCTACTGCCTCATGTACATCAACGACAAGAAGCCCTTTCTCATAGAAG AGGAATTTGATAAAGAAACAGGACAGATACTCAGTGGCATAGACAAACTGCCTCCCGACCTGAAGCAGTACGTGAGGGAGGACAACGAGCTGTTCGACAAGGAGGTCGAGGAGTGGGACTCCCTGCAGGTTCGCAAGGCTCAGCAGGAGAAGCTGGTCCTGGCAGCCGCAGCTGCCGCAGCAGCATCCagcatctccacctcctcctcttcccctcagcCCATGAGTGTTGAGTCCAGCCCTCCAGACAACACAG TAGCCCAGCAGGAGCCCGAGTACATGGAGCAGCCGTCCCCCACCAACGACTCCAAACACCTGCAGGAGGACACGGAGAGGGCCATCTCCAGGGCTGCtgcggagcaggaggagaggagcccCGAGGCGCTGTTAACCGCT tctcctccccctcccgaGGTCCAggccgccccccctccctctgacCCGGTCACGGAGGACGAGTCCCCTGGCCAGCGTACGGTCGAGGTGGCCATTCCCAACGTGGGGACCTTTGTCATTGAGTCCGAAGAGGGGGGGTACGACGACGAG GCGATGATGACCCCCAACATGCAGGGTGTAATTATGGCCATTGGCAAATCCAGCAGCGTGTATGAAAAGAACGGGCCTGAGACCGCCTTCTTTAAG GCCATAAAGCTGGAGTACGCTCGTCTGCTGAGGTTTGCCCAAGAGGACACGCCCCCTGAGAAGGACTACCGACTGCAGCACATCGTCGTTTATTTCATCCAGAACCAGGCGCCCAAGAAGATTCTGGAGAGGACTCTGCTCACTCAATTTGCTGACCGGAACCTGGCCTTCGATGAGCG ATGTAAGAGCATTATGAATGTGGCACGTGCCAAACTGGACCTAATCAAACCCGAGGAGGTCAACATGGATGAATACGAG ATGTGGCATCAGGCTTACCGGAATTTCCGCGATACAACAATCTTCATGATGACTGGCTTGGATCTCTTCCAGAAGACCAA TTACATGGAGGCTCTGATGTTTCTCATCTACTCGTACCAGTACAACAAGGAGCTACTGTCCAAAGGGCGCTACAGAGGGCACGACGAGGAGCTGCTCGGCCATTACCGCCGACAGTGTTTGCTG AAATTGAACGAGCAAGCGGCGGCCATGTTTGAGTCGGGGGAGGAGCCGGAGGTGAGCACGGGTCTCGGCCTCATGAACGAGCTGGTGGTGCCCTGCATCCCACTTCTGCTGGTCCACGACACCGAGAGAGACCTGCTGGCTGTGGAGGACATGAGGAACCGCTGGTGCTCCTACCTGGGCCAGGAGATGGAGC CCAACCTCCAGGAGAAGCTGACCGACTTCCTCCCCAAGTTGCTGGACTGCTCGGCGGAGATCAAGAGCTTCCACGACCCCCCCAAGCTGCCCAGCTACTCCACGCTGGAGCTGAGCGAGCGCTTCGTCCGCGTCATGGCCGCCGTGGGCGGGAGATGA